TGTCGAAGTCCACCCCGCCCCTGGTGGTCGCCTTCGAGCTGGTGGAGACGTCGCGGCTGTGGGCCCGCACAGTGGCCCCGGTGCGCCCGGAATGGATCGAGCAGGTCGGCGGAGACGTGCTCACCCGCACCGTCACCGAGCCCCGCTTCTCCCCGCGCACCGCCACCGTCATCGCCTCCGAGCGGCTGACCCTGTTCGGGGTTCCCATCGTCGCCGGGCGCCGCACCAACTATGCGGGCGAGCATCCCGTCGAGGCGCGCCAGATCTTCCTCCGATCCGGGATCGTCGAGGGGGAGTGGGAGACCAGGCAGGAACCGGTCGCCTCCAACCGGGCCGCCTACGCCGAGGCGGAGAAGCTGACCGACCGGATGCGCCGTCCCGACCTGCTGATCTCCGACGACGCGCTCTACGCCTGGTACGACGCCCGGGTCCCGGACGAGGTCGTCAGCGGCTCGACCCTGGACAAGTGGCTCCGCGGCCTGCCCCGTGACGAGTGGCCCCGGCTGAGCGTCGACGACGCCGTCACCGACGCCACACAGCTGCGGCCCGGCGACTATCCCGACCGCTGGCAGGCGGGGCGGCACGCGCTTCCCGTCAGCTACGAGTTCAACCCGGGGCGGGCGCCGACGGCGTCACGGTGACGGTGCGCCTCGAGCTGCTGAACCAGCTCGACGACGCCCGCTTCAGCTGGCAGGTGCCGGGGCTCCGCCGCGAGCTGGCGACCGCGCTGATCCGGTCGCTGCCCAAGTCTGTGCGGACCAGCTTCGTCCCCGCGCCCGACTACGCGGCCCGCGCCCTGGCCTGGCTGGAGGAGCGGGACGGGATCGGGGAGGGGCCGTTCACCGAGGCGCTCGGCCGCGCGTTGACGGCGCTGACGGGGGTCCGGGTCGCAGCTGACGACTGGGCGCCCGCCGGCCTCGACTCACATCTGCGCCCGACGTTCGTCATCACCGACGGCGGGCGCGAAGTGGCCCGCGGCGACCAGCTCGACGTGCTGCGGGAACGGCTGGCGCCGAAGGTGGCAGCGAAGCTGACGAAGGCGGCGGGTTCGCTCGCCGCGAAGGGGCAGAAGTCTTGGACGTTCGGCACGGTTCCCCGGGAGCGTGCCCTGGGCCGCGGCGTCGTCGGCTATCCCGCGCTCGTGGACGAGACGACGGGCGTCGGACTGGCCATCCTCGATGACCTCGACCGGGCGGTGCGTTCGCACGTGACCGGCGTCAGGCGCCTCCTCACCCTCACCAATCCCGACCCGACCCGCTGGGTCGTGTCGCACCTCGGCCGGTCCGAGAAGCTCGCGCTGGCCGACTCCGCGTACCCGAACGTGCCGGCGCTGCTGGCCGACGCGTGGCTGAAGGCCGGCGAGCAGCTCGCCGCGGAGCAGGGGCCGATCGTCGACGTCCGCTCGCAGGCCGCGTATGAGGCGGTCGCGCTCGCCGTGCGACAGGAGTGCCCCGGCCGCACGCTGGCGGTCGTCAACACGGTGGCGCAGGCGCTCATGGCGGTCACGCGGGCCAGGATCCTGTCCGCCGCAGGAGGACCCGCTGCCCGCGACGTGTCGTCCCAGCTCGACAACCTGTTCTTCAACCGGTTCATCTCGGCCACGCCCGACCCGTGGTTCTCCCAGCTGCCGCGCTACGCCGCAGGCGCCGTCGCCCGCCTCGAGGCGGCCGCCGCGCAGCCGGAGCGCGACGCCCGGCTGCAGTCGGAGGTGGATGAGGTGGAAGACCGCTACGCAGAGGTCGTCGACGCGCAGCCGCCGGGTCCGCTGCGGGCCGAGGTCGAGGAGGTGGCGTTCCTCATCGAGGAGTTCCGGATCAGCCTCTTCGCGCAGCAGCTGCGGACCTCCGTGCCCGTCTCGGCCAAGCGCATCCGGCAGGCCATCTCCCGGCTCGGCTGAGCACAGACCCCCTCGTCAGTGGCACCATAGTGCGGTGCCCCGCGACGTGACTGAGCTGCTGAACCTGTTCGACCTTGAGCGGACGGGGGAGTCGACGTTCCGCGGACCCCAGCCGCGGACCCACCTGCAGCGCCTCTTCGGCGGCCAGGTGCTGGGGCAGACCCTCGTCGCCGCGGCCGGCACGGTGGACCCCGAACGGCCCGTCCATTCGCTGAACGCGTACTTCCTGCGGCCAGGACACAACGACGTGCCCCTCGACTTCGAGGTGGAGGTCTCCCGCGACGGCAACACGTTCAGCAACCGCCGCGTCGTCACCCGGCAGGGGGACCGGGTCATCTTCGAGATGACGTGTTCGTTCCAGCGCCGGGAACCGGGCCTCGACCACTCTGCCGCCGAGCCGCTCGACGTGCAGCCGCCGGACGCCAGCCCCTCCCTGAAGGAGGTACTCGAACGTCGCTTCGGCGGCGGCATCGCGATGCTCTCCGAATGGGATGCCCTGGATGTGCGGCTGGCGGCAAGGCCCGATGCGACCGCCTCCGGCGGATCCATGCGTGCCTGGGTGCGGACCAAGGAGCCGATGCCGGAGAACCCGCTGCTGCACAGCGCGGTTCTTGCGTACCTGAGCGACACCACCCTGCTGAGCGTCACCACGGTGCCGCACGCGATCGAGTTCCTGTCGCCGAGCATGCAGATCGCCTCCATCGACCACGCCATGTGGTTCCACCGTCCCGTCTACGTCGACGGATGGCTCCTCTACGACATGATCTCCCCCTCCGCCTCCAACGCCCGCGGGTTCGCGATGGGCCGCCTCTTCCAGGACGGTGTCGCCGTCGCCTCCTGCGCCCAGGAGGGCCTCATCCGCGTCCTCGACTGACGCGGACACGACGACGGCCCGCCCCCGGCAGGGGACGGGCCGTCAGGTCGTGGTGGGGTCAGGCGGCCACGGTGTGGCGTGCACGGAGCGTGGCCAGCGCGGCCCGCTCGATCTGGCGCACCCGCTCCGCCGTGATGCCCCAGTGGCTGCCGATGTCGGCGAGCTTGGCCTGGCGGCCGTCCAGCAGGCCGTAGCGGCGGCGCACCACGTCGCGCGAGCGGTCGTCCAGGTCGGTCAGCATCTCTTCGAGGCGGCCGCGCTCCTCGGCGTCCAGCACCATCTCGTCCGGGCCGGGGGATGTCTCGCGGGCGATCAGGTCGCCGAGCGAGGTGTCGCCGTCGGCCTCGACGGGCGCGTCGAGGGAGACGTGGTCGCGGGAGTAGCGCAGCAGGTCGACGACGCGGGACTCCTCGAGGCCCAGCTCTTCGGCGATCTCGGCCAACTCCGGCTCCCGGCCGAGCTGGCGCTCCAGGTTCCTCCGGGCCGCCGACACCTGGTTGACCTGCTCGGCCACGTGCACGGGCAGCCGCACGATGCGCCCCTGCTGCGCGATGCCACGGGAGATGGCCTGGCGGACCCACCAGGTGGCGTAGGTGGAGAACTTGAAGCCCTTGGCGTAGTCGAACTTCTCGACGGCGCGGATGAGGCCGGTGTTGCCCTCCTGCACGAGGTCGAGCAGCGGCATCTGCGCACGGCCGTACTTGCGGGCGACCGAGACGACGAGCCGGAGGTTGGCCTGCACGAAGCGCTGCATCGCCCGTTCGCCTTCGTCGACGATGTCGCGCAGCTCCGTGTCCGAGGCCTCGACGCCGGACTCGACGGTGCCGTCGAGCACGTGGGCCGCGTACAGGCCGGCCTCGATGGCCCTGGCCAGCTCGACCTCCTCGAGGGCGGTCAGCAGCGGGGTCTTGGCGATCGCGTCGAGGTAGAGACCCACTGAGTCCTTGCCCTCGATGCCTTCGGTGCTTCGGGTACGCGACGTAGTATTCATTGGTTCAGACCTTTCGCAGTCGTCACCCCATACAACGCGCAGCGGCCCCGTGAGGTTCCATCGAGTTGCGCCATGGCCGTGAAATCAGCCCCAGGTCTGATCCGCCGCCCCGGGACCCCGACCGGGGTGGGGGAGGTCCCCCAGGCCAGGCCACGGCCGCAGGCGGCCGGTCCAGGGAATGGGCCGGTTTGAGAGCAGCGTGATTGCGTGCAAGAATGGCGGGGCGCCACCCTTGACGTTTCCGGGGCGACGCACGCGCAAAAACCATATGGCCGAGAGGATCACCTGTGAGCCAGAACGCTGAGGGCGCCGCCAAGGCACCCCGCACCCGAGCGCCGCGCAAGACGGCTGCCGCGACCGCCACGAAGACGCCCCGCACACGCAAGGCCCCCGCGAAGAAGGAGCCGACGATCGCGGAGGCCTCCACCGGCGAGGTCGAGGTGCAGTTCAAGCGGGAGGGCGACGACGTCGTCCTCACCGTCGGCGGCAAGAAGCGTTCCCTCGACGAGGTCGACGACACGGAGTTCGTGGAGGCCGAGGCGGCCCCGCTCGAGAAGGAACTCACCTCCGAGGAGGAGGGCTTCGCGCTCTCTGACTCCGACGACGCCGACGAGCCCGAGCAGCAGGTCGTCTCCGCCGGTGCCACCGCCGACCCGGTCAAGGACTACCTGAAGCAGATCGGCAAGGTCGCCCTGCTCAACGCCGTGCAGGAGGTCGAGCTTGCCAAGCGGATCGAGGCCGGACTCTTCGCGGAGGAGCGCCTCACCTCGACCGAGGTCGTCGTCGCCGCGAAGGATCTCGAGGACTTCGAGTGGATTTCTGCGGATGGTCGGCGCGCCAAGAACCACCTCCTCGAGGCGAACCTGCGCCTCGTCGTCTCTCTCGCCAAGCGCTACACCGGCCGCGGCATGCTGTTCCTCGACCTGATCCAGGAGGGCAACCTCGGCCTGATCCGTGCAGTCGAGAAGTTCGACTACACCAAGGGCTACAAGTTCTCCACGTACGCCACGTGGTGGATCAAGCAGGCCATCACCCGCGCAATGGCCGACCAGGCCCGCACGATCCGCATCCCCGTGCACATGGTTGAGGTCATCAACAAGCTGGCCCGTGTCCAGCGGCAGATGCTGCAGGACCTCGGGCGCGAACCAACGCCCGAGGAGCTCGCGGTCGAGCTGGACATGACGCCCGAGAAGGTCGTCGAGGTCCAGAAGTACGGGCGCGAGCCCATCTCGCTGCACACCCCGCTGGGTGAGGACGGCGACTCCGAGTTCGGCGACCTGATCGAGGACTCCGAGGCCGTCGTGCCCGCCGACGCCGTCAACTTCACGCTCCTGCAGGAGCAGCTGAACGACGTGCTCGACACGCTCAGCGAGCGCGAGGCCGGTGTCGTGTCGATGCGCTTCGGGCTGACCGACGGTCAGCCGAAGACCCTCGACGAGATCGGCAAGGTCTACGGCGTGACCCGCGAGCGGATCCGCCAGATCGAGTCGAAGACGATGTCGAAGCTGCGGCACCCCTCGCGGTCGCAGGTCCTCCGGGATTATCTGGACTGACAGCTTCTCGGCCTATCGGGTCGAACAGCTCTCTGACTAGGGGTTTCGGGTAGATCCCGTGGGTTCTGAGTCAAGACTAGTGCCGCACAGCGTTCTAGTCAAGGATATTTGGTATGCTTTCGGGCATGGCACGAGCTCCGGGACACCCGCAACCCGACCTCCGCGACCTTCTGACCTCGTGGGAACTGTCGCTGCGCGCTGAGCGGAAATCCCCGCAGACGGTCAAGTCCTATGGCGACGGTGTCCGCGCCTTCCTTGCATGGGCGGAAGCCGCCGAGGTCACGCCTGAACTCAGTCGCGCCCAGCTGCGCCGCTTCATCGACGCACTCCTCACAGACGGGGCCAGGCCGTCGACTGCTGTTTCGCGCCACCTCGCGGTGCGTCGCTTCTCGGCCTGGTTGGCCGACGAAGGGGAGATCCCGGTCGACGAGCTGCTCGGCGTCAAGGCGCCCAAGTTGGACAAGCCCGTCATCCAACCCCTCACCGACGAGCAACTCAAGGCACTCCTCAAGTCGTGCCGCGGAAGCGACCTCCGCGACAAACGCGACGAAGCCATCATCCGACTGATGTACACCACCGGTATGCGCGCCGGTGAAGTGGTCGCCCTCCGACTCTCCGACCTCAACCTCACCCGGAACCCGCCTGCCGTGATCGTCCGCCGCGGGAAGGGGGCAAGGGCCGCATCGTCCCACTCGCCCCCGAGGTTGCGCTTGCCATCGACCGTTACCGCCGGACCCGTCGCACGCACCGCCTGGCCGACACCGACGCCCTTTGGCTCGGCGACCGCGGCAAGGAGTTCTCTTACGACGCCCTGCACAAGACGTTGAAGATGCGCGCCACCGGGGCCGAGATCGAGGGTTTCCACCCTCACCTGCTCCGCCACACCGCCGCGCATCGCTGGCTCGAACGAGGCGGCTCCGAAGGGGGACTGATGGCCGTCGCGGGATGGAGTTCCCCGGACATGCTGCAGCGATACACCCGTGCCAGAGCCGAAGAACGCGCCATCACCGAGGCCCAATCTCTCAACCTGGGGGAGCTGTGAGCAGGCGTTACCCCCCCGACTTGCCGCCAGGGGAGGTGGGGTACGGCGAGCCAGCCCGAGCGGCGACTCCCGAAGCGGCGGCGCTGAAGGAGATAGTTGACGGATTCAGCAAGGCGGTTCGTCGGCGCGCAGAGGTGGCACATGTCTGGTGCGGAAGCTCTGGGTGCAAGCGGGCACTCCTTGTCGTCTATCGCGTCCGTGCTGAGTTCCTCGCGGTGCCAGCGGGAGTACGGATGACCCCGGAAGACCGACTCGAACCAGGGGAAGCGCAGGGGTACTGGGGCATGGCCCCGCCGTTCCTGCTAGGTAAGACCTGGGATCTCGTATCGGTGGCCTGCCGCTGTGGCGCTGGGCCGATGATGATCGATGTGCTTCGACTGGTGTTGACTCTTAACACGAGTGGCGCGCGCGACCTGACACCAAGAATGAACCCGGACGTCGTGAGGCCGCTCCCGCTCCCGCGGCCGCGGGCGTTGTCGGTGGAGGAGAAGGCCGAGACGCTGGAGAGTTTCGACCACGGTGGTTTTGTAGGCATCGGAGAGTCGTAACCGCGTAACGATCCGCTATGCTCATACACAGTTGAATAACGCTTGAGCGGTACGCCACGCTCGGAGATGAGCACCGAGACCGACCCGTAAGGGGGTCTCGTCGTGCCCGCTCAAGATACTTGCGACCGTCGAATGGTTGCATCAATCGCCGCCCATGAAAGTTGGGCGCAAACCTCTGACCGTTCAGCTAGGACCGCCCCCGCGCGCGCCGCACTGCTGGCGAAGTTCGAGAAGGAAGTCGATCCCGACGGAACTCTCGATCCGATGGAGCGTGCTCGACGCGCGGAGCACAAGAAGAAGGCCTATTTCCAGCGGCTCGCGCTGAAGTCCGCAAAGGCGCGGCGCCGCGCAAAGGAGTCTGTCGACGAAGCCGAGCTCGCCGAGAGTGAACTCGAGGCAATGGGCGGTGTCGCATGACCCCGGAGAATGAAGAAGGCCGCCCGGCTGGCGAACCGGACGGCACCAATCTTCAGGTGGATGACCTGCTGAAGAGTCTACGCCACGAGGCCATGGAGCGCCTTGTTAGCGGCGTCGACGGGGCGCTCGCCGTGTGCGTCGTCACGCCGACAGCCTCGACCCGCCGGCGCGTCTTCCTGACGCTGTCCGCTGCGGACAAGTACGCCACCCGTGCCGCTGAACTGGGGCACCTTGTGCGCGTCTACGTCGTGCGCCTCGATCCGGTGACGGAGGTGAAGCCGTGAGCATCACCGACCTGACCCGGCTGGCCGAGCGTGGCCTCGATCCGCTGGCCGAGGCCCTGGAGCAACACCGCGTGCGGTTCGTGCAGGAGATCCTGGCCGCGGCTGTGCCGTCGTTCTGGGAGCGCCGTGCTGAGGCCCTGGAGGCCGCCCGTCCACGTCCTGGAGAGTTCCACGGCAAGGCCACGGCTACCGAGCTGAGGGAGCGTGACGAGGCCCTTGCTGAGGCTGCTGCAGCCTGCCGTGAGCACGCGGAAGTTGTTCGTCGCTATCCCGACGTGATCGCGGCCGACATGGCCGCGGCTGTGGCTGCGGCAACGTCGACGCCGGCCCCCGGTTTGGGGGTGGCGTCGTGAGTACCCTCGACGATGTGCGTGAGTGGCTTGGCCGCTACATCCGCACGGTGGCCGACGCGGATCTCGACCTGCTGGCGCTGTGGTGCGCGCACACGCATGTTGCGATGGAGGTTTACAGCTCGCCGCGGCTGCTGATCGACTCGCCGATGCCGGGGTCGGGCAAGACAACGTGTCTGGAGCACCTGGCCCGTCTCTGCCTCGATCCGGTGCAGATGGCGGCCGTCTCATCCTCGGCGCTGCTGGTGCGGCTGCTCCAGAGCGCAGACGGTGAACCGCTGGTGCGAACTCTCCTGATCGACGAGGCCGACCGCACGCTGAGGCCCGACAAGGACGGCGTGCAAGACCTGATTGCGATCCTGAACTCCGGCTACAAAAGGGGCGCTACCCGGCCGGTCCTGGTGCCGGTCAAGGGGGGCGGCTGGGAGTCGAAGGAGATGGCGACCTTCGCGCCGGTGGCGATCGCCGGGAACAACCCGAGCTTGCCCGATGACACCCGCACGCGCACAATCCGCGTGTTGCTGCTGCCCGACCTCGACGGCACGGCCGCGGAATCCGACTGGGAGCTCATCGAGGAGGACGCCCAACTTCTCGGTGATCTGCTGGGGAGCTGGGCCGAGAAGAACCGGGAGCTGATCGCGGGCACTCGCCCCGAGATGCCGGCCGGGGTGATTGGCCGGTTCCGTGAGAAGTGGCAACCGCTGGCCCGTGTCGCTGCTGCCGCCGGCGGCCGCTGGCCTCAGGTCGTGGTCGACCTGGCGCTAGCCGACGTCGAGCAGGTCCGCGCCGACCGCGAGGACGGAGCGATGACCGAGGCCCCGCACATCTTGTTGTTGCGCAACCTTCGCGACGTCTGGCCCGAGGGTGAGGACTTCGTGCAGACGGCCGACTTGGTGGAGGCATTGAAGGATCACTTCCCGGACCACTGGGGAGCGTCTGACCGGTTCCCGAAGGGGCTTACGATTCAGCGGTTCGGGCGCATGATGTCGCGTTCCTTCGGGGTGAACACGGTGCGCGCCACGGACGGGAATCGGGAACGCGGATACCTCCTGTCGACTGTCCGGCCGGTCATGGGCCGGTTGGGTATGGGGGTCTCCAACAAACCGGACGAACCGGTCGAAGCGGCCGAACCGGACCGCGTCCCGT
The DNA window shown above is from Tessaracoccus defluvii and carries:
- a CDS encoding acyl-CoA thioesterase: MPRDVTELLNLFDLERTGESTFRGPQPRTHLQRLFGGQVLGQTLVAAAGTVDPERPVHSLNAYFLRPGHNDVPLDFEVEVSRDGNTFSNRRVVTRQGDRVIFEMTCSFQRREPGLDHSAAEPLDVQPPDASPSLKEVLERRFGGGIAMLSEWDALDVRLAARPDATASGGSMRAWVRTKEPMPENPLLHSAVLAYLSDTTLLSVTTVPHAIEFLSPSMQIASIDHAMWFHRPVYVDGWLLYDMISPSASNARGFAMGRLFQDGVAVASCAQEGLIRVLD
- a CDS encoding sigma-70 family RNA polymerase sigma factor is translated as MNTTSRTRSTEGIEGKDSVGLYLDAIAKTPLLTALEEVELARAIEAGLYAAHVLDGTVESGVEASDTELRDIVDEGERAMQRFVQANLRLVVSVARKYGRAQMPLLDLVQEGNTGLIRAVEKFDYAKGFKFSTYATWWVRQAISRGIAQQGRIVRLPVHVAEQVNQVSAARRNLERQLGREPELAEIAEELGLEESRVVDLLRYSRDHVSLDAPVEADGDTSLGDLIARETSPGPDEMVLDAEERGRLEEMLTDLDDRSRDVVRRRYGLLDGRQAKLADIGSHWGITAERVRQIERAALATLRARHTVAA
- a CDS encoding DUF3631 domain-containing protein, with protein sequence MADADLDLLALWCAHTHVAMEVYSSPRLLIDSPMPGSGKTTCLEHLARLCLDPVQMAAVSSSALLVRLLQSADGEPLVRTLLIDEADRTLRPDKDGVQDLIAILNSGYKRGATRPVLVPVKGGGWESKEMATFAPVAIAGNNPSLPDDTRTRTIRVLLLPDLDGTAAESDWELIEEDAQLLGDLLGSWAEKNRELIAGTRPEMPAGVIGRFREKWQPLARVAAAAGGRWPQVVVDLALADVEQVRADREDGAMTEAPHILLLRNLRDVWPEGEDFVQTADLVEALKDHFPDHWGASDRFPKGLTIQRFGRMMSRSFGVNTVRATDGNRERGYLLSTVRPVMGRLGMGVSNKPDEPVEAAEPDRVPSGSAGLAGSSGYIATPQGEPVPVETLPIAGPEIGTCSVCRLPMEILDPDRPPTPHVRRRRPGGPRDDPRVPNEDPEPSFVRGVPCLVCPAHLDVRNFRARGRRARPLPCQRATRLCRARRRGRAGVRRADLG